In a single window of the Pseudomonas sp. B21-015 genome:
- a CDS encoding ATP-binding cassette domain-containing protein, with product MTLLKFSDVSLAFGAMPLLDKVSWQIARGERVCIIGRNGTGKSSMMKLVKGDQKPDDGSVWRAPGLKIGELPQELPVADERTVFDVVAEGLDGVGELLAQYHHLSQNIVTDADLDKLMHVQHDLEARDGWRLQQLVDSTLSRLQLPADKTLAELSGGWRRRVLLAQALVSEPDLLLLDEPTNHLDIGAIAWLEEALKDFQGAVLFITHDRSFLQNLATRILELDRGGLIDWNGDYASFLVHKEATLAAEETANALFDKKLAQEEVWIRQGIKARRTRNEGRVRALKALRVERSERRERTGKANIQLDTADKSGKQVMVLENVSFAHPGGPFLIKDFSMVLQRGDRIGLLGANGTGKTTLLKLMLSGLQPTSGAVEEGTRIDVAYFDQLRHQLDLEKTVIDNVAEGRDFIDIDGQSRHVLSYLGDFLFSPQRARTPVKALSGGERARLLLAKLFSKPANLLVLDEPTNDLDVETLELLEEVLLTFNGTVLMVSHDRAFLDNVVTSTLVFEGEGKVREYVGGYQDWLRQGGSPRLLGVTESKSGKADLNSAVVTAEPAPVAAVEAPAPVAKKKLSYKLQRELEALPGQIEAMEQQIALVEAQMADAGFYQRPPAETAAVIAQLEQLQAELDVMVERWAELDA from the coding sequence ATGACCCTGCTCAAATTCAGCGATGTGTCCCTTGCTTTCGGCGCTATGCCGTTGTTGGACAAGGTGTCCTGGCAGATCGCCCGTGGTGAGCGGGTGTGCATCATCGGCCGCAATGGCACTGGCAAGTCCAGCATGATGAAGCTCGTCAAAGGCGACCAGAAGCCTGATGACGGCTCCGTTTGGCGTGCGCCTGGTCTCAAGATCGGCGAATTGCCGCAAGAATTGCCGGTAGCCGACGAGCGGACCGTGTTCGACGTGGTTGCCGAAGGCCTGGACGGTGTTGGCGAGCTGCTCGCGCAGTATCACCACCTGAGCCAGAACATCGTTACCGACGCCGATCTGGACAAACTGATGCACGTCCAGCACGACCTCGAAGCCCGCGATGGCTGGCGTTTGCAGCAACTGGTCGACAGCACGTTGAGCCGCTTGCAACTGCCGGCCGACAAAACCCTCGCCGAATTGTCCGGCGGCTGGCGTCGCCGCGTCCTGCTGGCCCAGGCTCTGGTTTCCGAACCGGACCTGCTGCTGCTCGACGAACCGACCAACCACCTGGACATCGGTGCCATCGCCTGGCTCGAAGAAGCGCTGAAGGATTTCCAGGGCGCTGTGCTGTTCATCACGCACGACCGTTCATTCCTGCAGAACCTTGCGACCCGCATCCTGGAACTGGATCGCGGCGGCTTGATCGACTGGAACGGCGATTACGCCAGCTTCCTCGTGCACAAAGAAGCCACACTGGCCGCTGAAGAAACCGCCAACGCGCTGTTCGACAAGAAACTGGCCCAGGAAGAAGTCTGGATCCGCCAGGGCATCAAGGCGCGTCGCACCCGTAACGAAGGCCGTGTCCGTGCACTCAAAGCCCTGCGCGTCGAGCGTAGCGAGCGTCGTGAGCGTACCGGCAAGGCCAACATCCAGCTGGATACCGCCGACAAGTCCGGCAAGCAGGTGATGGTGCTCGAGAACGTGAGTTTCGCTCACCCGGGCGGTCCGTTCCTGATCAAGGATTTCTCGATGGTCCTGCAGCGCGGCGACCGCATCGGTCTGCTCGGCGCCAACGGTACCGGCAAGACCACGTTGCTGAAACTGATGCTCAGCGGTCTGCAACCGACCAGCGGCGCAGTGGAAGAGGGGACGCGCATCGACGTGGCCTACTTCGACCAGTTGCGCCATCAGCTGGACCTGGAAAAGACCGTGATCGACAACGTGGCCGAAGGCCGTGACTTCATCGACATCGATGGTCAGAGCCGCCATGTGCTGAGCTACCTCGGCGACTTCCTGTTCAGCCCGCAGCGTGCTCGTACGCCGGTCAAGGCGCTGTCCGGTGGTGAGCGTGCCCGGCTGTTGCTGGCCAAACTGTTCAGCAAGCCGGCGAACCTGCTGGTGCTCGACGAACCGACCAACGACCTGGACGTGGAAACCCTTGAGCTGCTGGAAGAGGTCTTGCTGACCTTCAATGGCACCGTGCTGATGGTCAGCCACGACCGGGCATTCCTCGACAACGTGGTCACCAGCACCCTGGTCTTCGAAGGTGAAGGCAAGGTTCGCGAATACGTCGGTGGTTATCAGGACTGGCTGCGTCAGGGCGGCTCGCCGCGCCTGCTGGGCGTGACCGAGAGCAAATCCGGCAAGGCCGACCTGAACTCTGCCGTCGTGACGGCCGAGCCTGCGCCAGTCGCTGCGGTGGAAGCCCCGGCGCCGGTGGCGAAAAAGAAGCTCAGCTACAAGTTGCAGCGTGAGCTGGAAGCCTTGCCAGGCCAGATCGAAGCCATGGAGCAGCAGATCGCGCTGGTTGAAGCGCAGATGGCGGATGCCGGCTTCTATCAGCGTCCACCTGCCGAGACGGCTGCGGTGATCGCTCAGCTCGAGCAATTGCAGGCTGAACTCGACGTGATGGTCGAGCGCTGGGCCGAACTGGATGCCTGA
- a CDS encoding universal stress protein gives MPYHHILVAVDLTEECDPVIHRARELSVSNGAKLSLVHIVEPMAMAFGGDVPMDLSQLQQQQFDQAKERLERLIVKYPELSKEYSHLTYGQPRQEIHHLAKEQTCDLIVVGSHGRHGLALLLGSTANDVLHGAPCDVLAVRLIKS, from the coding sequence ATGCCCTACCACCATATTCTGGTCGCTGTAGATCTAACCGAAGAGTGCGATCCTGTAATCCACCGCGCTCGCGAACTCTCGGTGAGCAATGGCGCGAAGCTGTCCCTGGTGCATATTGTCGAGCCGATGGCCATGGCCTTTGGCGGCGACGTGCCGATGGACCTTTCCCAGTTGCAACAACAACAGTTCGATCAGGCCAAGGAGCGCCTTGAGCGGTTGATCGTGAAATACCCGGAACTCTCCAAGGAATACAGCCACTTGACCTACGGCCAGCCGCGCCAGGAGATTCACCACCTTGCCAAGGAACAAACCTGCGACCTGATCGTGGTGGGCAGTCATGGTCGGCATGGTCTGGCGCTGTTGCTGGGCTCCACCGCCAACGACGTACTGCACGGCGCGCCTTGCGATGTGCTGGCGGTGCGCCTGATCAAAAGCTGA
- a CDS encoding type VI secretion system amidase immunity protein Tai4 produces MLLASVGYAKDTGGISPEASARTYGQNYKDMVLATCIANAYKEDKSAAIDAGSSISALRDWTEYDLEKAPDAIKTQVDRYLARDYHNPLVESEVQGVRFDLLKCLDLYHSNELDAQVKRLVIHPNRIYRQGK; encoded by the coding sequence ATGTTGCTGGCCTCCGTTGGTTATGCGAAAGACACTGGGGGTATATCCCCGGAGGCCAGTGCACGTACCTACGGGCAGAATTACAAAGACATGGTGCTCGCGACCTGCATTGCGAACGCCTACAAGGAGGACAAGTCAGCAGCCATTGACGCAGGAAGCAGCATCAGCGCATTGCGCGACTGGACCGAGTACGACCTGGAAAAGGCCCCCGACGCGATCAAGACCCAGGTGGATCGTTACTTGGCGCGTGACTATCACAACCCGCTGGTCGAGTCGGAAGTCCAGGGCGTGCGTTTCGATTTGCTGAAATGCCTGGACCTGTATCACAGCAACGAGTTGGATGCACAGGTCAAGCGTCTGGTTATCCACCCCAATCGGATTTACAGGCAGGGCAAGTGA
- a CDS encoding Fic family protein, with protein sequence MSDGLSRFAPFKIRDRQQATFRTNYLKPALAANLIEMTNPDSPNSPAQRYRLTELGKQTATR encoded by the coding sequence ATCTCCGATGGCCTCAGCCGTTTTGCTCCATTTAAGATAAGAGATCGGCAGCAGGCGACCTTCCGAACTAACTATCTCAAACCGGCACTGGCCGCCAATTTGATTGAAATGACGAATCCCGATTCGCCCAATAGTCCGGCTCAAAGGTATCGTTTGACCGAACTTGGCAAGCAGACCGCGACGCGGTGA
- a CDS encoding MATE family efflux transporter — translation MNSVTDRPSAISLTRPARVRLELKNLLGLALPIMIAQLATTAMGFVDAVMAGRVGPRDLAAVALGNSIWVPVFLLMTGTLLATTPKVAQRFGAGTHSEIGPIVRQALWLALVVGLMASGMLFSAEPILHIMKVDPELIGPCMQYLHGIASGLPAVAFYHVLRCFSDGLGRTRPAMVLGLCGLALNIPLNYIFIYGHFGVPAMGGVGCGWATAIVMWVMALGMAGWERWAPAYQSSELFSRFDWPQWSVIKRLLGIGLPIGIAVFAESSIFAVIALLIGSLGATVVAGHQIALNFSSLVFMIPYSLGMAVTVRVGQALGREEPREARFAAGIGMGTALAYACLSASLMLLLREPIAAIYTADPTVIHVAAMLIVYSALFQFSDAIQVTAAGALRGYQDTRVTMILTLFAYWGIGLPVGYALGLTDWFGTPSGPSGLWQGLIVGLSCAALMLSIRLARSARKRIRLNRSAG, via the coding sequence TTGAATTCCGTGACTGACCGCCCCTCCGCTATTTCCCTCACCCGCCCGGCCCGGGTTCGCCTGGAGCTGAAAAACCTGCTCGGCCTGGCGTTGCCGATCATGATCGCGCAACTGGCGACCACCGCCATGGGCTTCGTCGATGCGGTGATGGCCGGTCGGGTCGGGCCTCGCGACCTGGCGGCCGTCGCACTGGGCAACTCGATCTGGGTGCCGGTGTTTCTGCTGATGACCGGCACACTGCTGGCCACCACCCCGAAAGTCGCCCAGCGCTTCGGCGCCGGCACCCACAGCGAGATTGGCCCGATCGTACGCCAGGCCTTGTGGCTGGCGCTGGTGGTGGGTTTGATGGCGAGCGGCATGCTGTTCAGCGCCGAACCAATCCTGCACATCATGAAGGTCGACCCCGAGCTGATCGGCCCGTGCATGCAATACCTGCACGGCATCGCCAGCGGTCTGCCCGCCGTCGCGTTCTATCACGTGCTGCGTTGCTTCAGTGATGGCCTGGGCCGCACCCGCCCGGCCATGGTCCTTGGCCTGTGTGGGTTGGCGCTGAACATTCCGCTCAATTACATCTTCATCTACGGCCATTTTGGTGTGCCGGCCATGGGCGGTGTCGGCTGCGGCTGGGCCACAGCCATCGTGATGTGGGTGATGGCGTTGGGCATGGCCGGCTGGGAGCGCTGGGCGCCGGCCTATCAGTCGAGTGAGTTGTTCAGCCGTTTTGACTGGCCGCAGTGGTCGGTGATCAAGCGTTTGCTGGGCATCGGTTTGCCGATTGGCATCGCGGTGTTTGCCGAGTCGAGCATCTTCGCCGTGATCGCGTTGCTGATCGGCAGCCTCGGCGCCACCGTGGTCGCCGGGCACCAGATTGCCCTGAATTTCAGCTCGCTGGTGTTCATGATCCCCTACTCCCTGGGCATGGCCGTGACCGTGCGGGTCGGCCAGGCACTGGGCCGTGAAGAACCACGGGAAGCACGCTTCGCCGCCGGCATCGGCATGGGCACTGCGCTGGCGTACGCCTGCCTGTCGGCGAGCCTGATGCTGTTGCTACGCGAACCCATCGCCGCGATCTACACCGCCGACCCGACGGTGATTCACGTGGCCGCGATGCTGATTGTGTACTCGGCGCTGTTTCAGTTTTCCGATGCGATTCAGGTGACGGCGGCCGGTGCGCTGCGGGGCTATCAGGACACTCGGGTGACGATGATCCTGACGTTGTTCGCGTACTGGGGAATTGGTTTGCCCGTGGGTTACGCCCTGGGCCTGACCGATTGGTTCGGCACGCCGAGCGGCCCGAGCGGGCTGTGGCAGGGTTTGATCGTCGGCTTGAGTTGCGCGGCGCTGATGCTGTCGATCCGCCTGGCGCGCAGCGCACGCAAGCGGATCCGCCTCAATCGTTCGGCCGGTTAA
- a CDS encoding transglycosylase SLT domain-containing protein, giving the protein MRSRLFNLFSCLLLTAAAVQSAQAVDLSTQRQYYDEAKRALAKGDSGPYFRYSQALSDYPLTPYLAYDELTARLKTASNAEIENFLAEHGDLPQANWMKLRWLRWLTERGDWATFVKYYDPKLNFTELDCLNAQYQISHNRKAEGYVNAEKLWLSGKTQPEACDAVFGMWAADGQLTEQKRWERTKLAAHARNYPLANSLINGLTTLAPRGRLLVDVAQKPELLNQPSRFIPADEPMSDIVSLGLRRLARQDPDKAMALLDGYASSMHFSRDEKVAIAREIGLTLARRFDSRALDVMTKYDPELRDNTVSEWRLRLLLRLARWDDAYQLTRRLPQDLATTNRWRYWQARSLELAQPQNPQAQTLYKNLAHERDFYGFLAADRSQSSYSLNNKPLVLSQALINKVRNTPGVRRALEFHARGQIVDGRREWYHVSRHFSRDEMVAQAKLAYDLKWYFPAIRTISQAQYWDDLDIRFPMAHRETLVREAKVRGLHSSWVFAITRQESAFMDDARSGVGASGLMQLMPVTAKETARKFSIPLASPQQVLDPDKNIQLGAAYLSQVHSQFNGNRVLASAAYNAGPGRVRQWLRGADHLSFDVWVESIPFDETRQYVQNVLSYSVIYGQKLNSPQPLVDWHERYFDDQ; this is encoded by the coding sequence ATGCGCAGTCGCCTTTTCAATCTTTTTTCATGTTTGCTTCTTACCGCCGCTGCCGTTCAATCCGCCCAGGCGGTAGACCTGTCTACCCAACGCCAGTATTACGACGAAGCCAAGCGTGCCTTGGCCAAGGGCGATTCCGGCCCTTATTTCCGTTATAGCCAGGCGCTCAGCGATTATCCGCTGACCCCCTACCTGGCTTATGACGAACTGACCGCGCGGCTGAAAACCGCGAGCAATGCCGAAATCGAGAACTTCCTCGCCGAACACGGTGACCTGCCGCAAGCCAACTGGATGAAATTGCGCTGGCTGCGCTGGCTGACCGAACGCGGCGATTGGGCGACCTTCGTCAAATACTATGATCCCAAGCTCAATTTCACCGAACTGGACTGCCTGAACGCGCAGTATCAGATCAGCCATAACCGCAAGGCTGAAGGCTACGTCAACGCCGAAAAGCTCTGGCTGAGCGGCAAAACCCAGCCCGAGGCATGCGATGCAGTGTTCGGCATGTGGGCCGCCGATGGTCAACTGACTGAACAGAAACGCTGGGAACGCACCAAACTCGCCGCCCACGCCCGCAACTACCCGCTGGCCAACAGCCTGATCAATGGCCTGACAACCCTCGCCCCGCGCGGTCGTCTGCTGGTGGATGTGGCGCAGAAACCCGAGCTGCTGAATCAGCCGTCGCGCTTCATCCCGGCCGATGAGCCGATGTCCGACATAGTCAGCCTTGGCCTGCGCCGCCTGGCTCGTCAGGATCCGGACAAGGCCATGGCCCTGCTCGACGGTTATGCCAGCAGCATGCACTTCTCCCGTGACGAAAAAGTCGCGATCGCCCGGGAAATCGGCCTGACCCTGGCTCGACGTTTCGACAGCCGCGCGCTGGACGTGATGACCAAATACGACCCGGAACTGCGGGACAACACCGTTTCCGAATGGCGCTTGCGCCTGCTGTTGCGTCTGGCCCGTTGGGACGACGCCTATCAGTTGACCCGCCGCCTGCCTCAGGACCTGGCCACTACCAATCGCTGGCGTTACTGGCAGGCTCGCAGCCTGGAGCTGGCGCAGCCGCAGAATCCGCAAGCGCAGACGCTTTACAAGAACCTGGCTCACGAGCGCGACTTCTACGGTTTCCTGGCGGCCGATCGCTCACAGTCATCCTATTCGCTGAACAACAAACCGCTGGTGCTCAGCCAGGCGCTGATCAACAAGGTTCGCAATACCCCAGGTGTGCGCCGCGCGCTGGAGTTCCATGCCCGCGGGCAGATCGTCGACGGCCGCCGCGAGTGGTACCACGTCAGCCGGCACTTCAGCCGTGATGAAATGGTCGCCCAGGCGAAACTGGCCTACGACCTGAAATGGTATTTCCCGGCGATCCGCACCATCAGTCAGGCGCAGTACTGGGACGATCTGGACATCCGCTTCCCGATGGCCCACCGCGAAACCCTGGTGCGCGAAGCCAAGGTCCGTGGACTGCACTCGAGCTGGGTATTCGCCATCACCCGCCAGGAAAGTGCCTTCATGGACGACGCCCGCTCCGGCGTCGGCGCCAGCGGCCTGATGCAACTGATGCCCGTCACCGCCAAGGAAACCGCGCGCAAGTTCAGCATTCCGCTGGCCTCGCCGCAGCAGGTGCTGGATCCGGACAAGAACATCCAGCTCGGTGCCGCTTACCTGAGCCAGGTGCACAGCCAGTTCAACGGCAACCGCGTCCTTGCCTCCGCCGCTTACAACGCCGGCCCCGGCCGCGTGCGTCAATGGCTGCGCGGTGCCGATCACCTGAGCTTCGATGTGTGGGTAGAAAGCATCCCGTTCGACGAAACCCGCCAGTATGTGCAGAACGTGCTGTCGTACTCGGTGATCTACGGCCAGAAACTCAATTCACCGCAGCCGCTGGTGGATTGGCATGAGCGCTACTTTGACGATCAATAA
- a CDS encoding ABC transporter transmembrane domain-containing protein — MIFMLSARHRRAIRLATRFITPYRWPALGALLALIVTAGITLSMGQGIRLLVDQGFMTRSPHLLNQSIALFMLLVVGLAIGTFARFYLVSWIGERVVADIRRRVFNHLVYLHPGFYEDNRSSEIQSRLTADTTLLQSVIGSSLSLFLRNGLMVIGGIVLLFITNPKLTSIVVVALPLVVAPILIFGRRVRTLSRLSQDRIADIGSYVSETLSQIKTVQAYNHQVQDEQRFATTVEEAFNTARKRIFQRAWLITLVIVLVLGAVGVMLWVGGMDVIAGRISAGELAAFVFYSLIVGGAFGTLSEVIGELQRAAGAAERIAELLRSENIIQPPTQGLVTLPERVKGNLVLHDVRFSYPSRPESYAVDGLNLTINAGETLALVGPSGAGKSTVYDLLLRFYDPAEGRILLDGVPLTQLDPLDLRRCFALVSQTPTLFFGSIEENIRYGNPKATLAQVQEAAKIAYAHDFIEQMPNGYQTHLGDAGLGLSGGQRQRLAIARALLVDAPILLLDEATSALDAQSEHLIQQALPSLMKNRTTLVIAHRLATVKNADRIAVMDQGKLVAVGTHQELIASNALYARLAALQFNDGKVETDLRA, encoded by the coding sequence ATGATCTTCATGCTCTCTGCCCGTCACCGCCGCGCCATTCGCCTGGCCACCCGTTTCATCACGCCTTATCGCTGGCCGGCCTTGGGCGCCTTGCTGGCGTTGATCGTCACGGCCGGCATCACCTTGTCCATGGGACAGGGGATTCGCCTGCTGGTGGATCAGGGTTTCATGACCCGATCGCCGCATTTGCTCAACCAATCGATTGCCCTGTTCATGCTGCTGGTGGTCGGCCTCGCAATCGGCACCTTTGCGCGTTTTTACCTGGTGTCGTGGATCGGCGAACGCGTTGTCGCGGACATCCGCCGTCGGGTGTTCAACCATCTGGTCTACCTGCATCCGGGGTTCTATGAAGACAACCGCAGCTCCGAAATCCAGTCACGTCTGACTGCAGATACCACGCTGCTGCAGTCGGTGATCGGTTCTTCGCTGTCGCTGTTCCTGCGTAATGGGCTGATGGTGATCGGCGGGATTGTCTTGCTGTTTATCACCAACCCCAAACTCACCAGCATCGTGGTGGTCGCGTTGCCGTTGGTGGTCGCGCCGATCCTGATTTTCGGGCGTCGGGTGCGCACCCTGTCGCGTCTGAGCCAGGACCGGATCGCCGATATCGGCAGCTATGTCTCCGAAACCCTGAGTCAGATCAAAACCGTGCAGGCCTACAACCATCAGGTCCAGGACGAACAGCGTTTTGCCACGACCGTGGAAGAGGCTTTCAACACCGCCCGCAAGCGCATTTTCCAGCGGGCCTGGCTGATTACCCTGGTGATCGTGCTGGTGTTGGGCGCGGTCGGGGTGATGCTCTGGGTGGGCGGCATGGATGTCATCGCCGGGCGGATTTCCGCGGGTGAATTGGCGGCGTTCGTCTTTTACAGCCTGATCGTGGGCGGCGCCTTCGGCACGTTGAGTGAAGTGATCGGCGAACTGCAGCGAGCGGCAGGGGCGGCGGAACGTATTGCCGAGTTGTTGCGTTCAGAAAACATCATCCAGCCACCGACCCAAGGTCTGGTGACGTTGCCTGAACGGGTGAAGGGTAATCTGGTGCTGCACGATGTGCGCTTTTCCTACCCGTCGCGTCCTGAAAGCTATGCCGTCGATGGCTTGAATCTGACCATCAACGCCGGCGAAACCCTTGCCTTGGTCGGGCCGTCCGGTGCTGGCAAGTCGACGGTGTATGACCTGCTATTGCGTTTTTACGACCCCGCCGAAGGACGCATCCTGCTGGACGGTGTGCCGCTGACTCAACTCGATCCTCTGGACCTGCGTCGCTGCTTCGCCCTCGTCTCGCAAACCCCGACGCTGTTCTTCGGCAGCATCGAAGAGAACATTCGCTACGGCAACCCGAAGGCGACCTTGGCCCAGGTTCAGGAAGCGGCGAAAATCGCCTACGCCCACGACTTCATCGAGCAAATGCCCAACGGCTACCAGACTCACCTCGGCGACGCAGGTCTTGGTTTGTCCGGCGGGCAACGCCAACGCCTGGCCATCGCCCGGGCGCTGCTGGTGGACGCGCCGATCCTGTTGCTGGACGAAGCCACCAGCGCCCTCGACGCCCAGAGCGAGCACCTGATCCAGCAAGCCCTGCCCAGCCTGATGAAAAACCGCACCACACTGGTCATCGCCCACCGACTGGCCACGGTGAAAAACGCCGACAGGATCGCGGTGATGGACCAAGGGAAACTGGTGGCGGTGGGAACGCATCAGGAGTTGATTGCGAGTAATGCGCTGTATGCGCGGCTGGCGGCGTTGCAGTTCAATGATGGCAAGGTTGAAACCGATCTGCGAGCGTAA
- a CDS encoding PA1571 family protein, giving the protein MSLQNSSDDKIQVIRTQPDQSLGCSMIDEEGREVPITENMIQDACRELEKRLVKPVEQK; this is encoded by the coding sequence ATGTCCTTGCAAAACAGCAGCGATGACAAGATTCAAGTGATCCGCACACAGCCAGACCAGTCTCTGGGTTGCTCGATGATCGATGAGGAAGGGCGCGAAGTACCGATCACTGAAAACATGATTCAGGACGCTTGCCGCGAACTGGAAAAGCGATTGGTCAAGCCTGTCGAACAAAAGTGA
- the pdxB gene encoding 4-phosphoerythronate dehydrogenase PdxB — MLIVADENIPLLDAFFESFGEIRRVPGRSIDRATVEQADVLLVRSVTNVNRALLEGSKVRFVGTCTIGTDHLDLDYFQQAGITWSSAPGCNARGVVDYVLGSLLTLAEIEGADLTQRTYGVVGAGEVGGRLVRVLQGLGWNVLVCDPPRQAAEGGDYVSLEQIIEQCDVISLHTPLDKQGPQATWHLFDKKRLNQLKSGTWLINASRGPVVDNTALRQVLLQREDLQAVLDVWEAEPEVDVALAELCVIATPHIAGYSLDGKQRGTAQIYQAFCKFLGQPEQVSLSDLLPAPWLSAVTLNADTDPAWALAMLCRGVYDPRRDDADFRRSLVGNLSEQRAAFDALRKHYPRRREIDGSKVRIEGDSPALQRIVAALGASAV; from the coding sequence ATGCTGATTGTTGCCGACGAAAATATCCCGCTGCTCGATGCTTTCTTTGAAAGCTTCGGTGAAATCCGCCGAGTGCCGGGACGTTCCATCGACCGCGCCACTGTCGAGCAGGCCGATGTGCTGCTGGTGCGCTCGGTGACTAACGTCAACCGCGCGTTGCTCGAAGGCAGCAAGGTGCGTTTTGTCGGCACGTGCACCATCGGGACCGATCACCTGGATCTGGACTACTTTCAGCAGGCCGGCATCACCTGGTCCAGCGCGCCGGGCTGCAATGCCCGGGGGGTGGTCGATTACGTGCTGGGCAGCCTGCTGACCCTGGCCGAAATCGAAGGCGCCGACCTGACTCAGCGCACCTACGGCGTGGTCGGTGCCGGTGAAGTCGGCGGGCGGCTGGTCAGGGTTCTGCAAGGCCTGGGCTGGAACGTGCTGGTTTGCGATCCACCCCGGCAAGCCGCTGAAGGGGGCGATTACGTCAGTCTCGAGCAGATCATCGAGCAATGCGACGTCATCAGCCTGCACACGCCGCTGGACAAGCAAGGCCCTCAGGCAACCTGGCATCTGTTCGATAAAAAACGGTTGAACCAACTCAAGTCCGGCACTTGGTTGATCAACGCCAGTCGTGGCCCGGTGGTGGATAACACCGCCCTGCGCCAAGTGCTGTTGCAACGTGAAGACCTGCAAGCGGTGCTGGATGTCTGGGAGGCTGAGCCTGAGGTCGATGTAGCGCTGGCGGAGTTGTGTGTCATCGCGACGCCGCACATTGCCGGTTACAGCCTCGACGGCAAGCAGCGCGGGACGGCGCAGATCTATCAGGCGTTTTGCAAGTTCCTTGGGCAACCGGAACAGGTCAGCCTGAGCGATTTGCTGCCAGCGCCATGGCTGTCGGCCGTGACGTTGAATGCCGATACCGATCCGGCCTGGGCGCTGGCGATGTTATGCCGTGGCGTGTACGACCCGCGCCGCGACGACGCGGATTTCCGTCGCAGCCTTGTAGGCAATCTGAGCGAGCAGCGTGCAGCGTTCGATGCGCTGCGCAAACATTACCCGCGGCGACGTGAAATCGATGGGTCGAAGGTGCGGATTGAAGGGGATTCGCCGGCGTTGCAGCGGATTGTGGCGGCTTTGGGGGCTTCGGCTGTCTGA
- the tusA gene encoding sulfurtransferase TusA, translating into MSEMIDTPVDGTLDATGLNCPEPVMMLHQHIRDLVPGGLLKVIATDPSTRRDIPKFCVFLDHELVAQHEEAGTYLYWIRKKLA; encoded by the coding sequence ATGAGTGAAATGATCGATACGCCGGTAGACGGCACCCTCGACGCTACCGGTCTCAATTGCCCGGAACCGGTGATGATGTTGCACCAGCACATCCGCGACCTGGTGCCCGGCGGTTTGCTGAAGGTGATCGCTACCGACCCGTCGACCCGTCGCGACATTCCCAAGTTCTGCGTGTTTCTCGACCACGAACTGGTCGCACAGCACGAAGAGGCAGGCACCTACCTCTACTGGATTCGCAAGAAACTCGCTTAA